AGTCTGGATCTcccggctggtgatggtggagcgcttgttgtagtgtgccaggcgggatgcctcggcagcgatgcgctcgaaaatgtcgttcacgaaagagttcatgattgacatagccttggaggacacgccagtgtcggggtggacctgcttgagcaccttgtagatgtagatggagtagctttccttcctcctccgcttcttcttcttgtcccctttggcta
This Portunus trituberculatus isolate SZX2019 unplaced genomic scaffold, ASM1759143v1 PGA_scaffold_494__1_contigs__length_23137, whole genome shotgun sequence DNA region includes the following protein-coding sequences:
- the LOC123500829 gene encoding histone H2B; this encodes MPPKASGKAAKKAGKAQKAIAKGDKKKKRRRKESYSIYIYKVLKQVHPDTGVSSKAMSIMNSFVNDIFERIAAEASRLAHYNKRSTITSREIQTAVRLLLPGELAKHAVSEGTKAVTKYTSSK